ttttccaAACATTTATATCATCACAGTGACAATTCCTATCAGATGTGCTTGCAAGTGTTATCAGAAGAAAACGGTTTCTCACGTAGTACCGATGAAATATATTCCATGTATCTCGCCTAACCTTACGAGAACTCTTGTATGCTcgcattgaaaaaaaatcgttatACGCTAACGCCCTCTGAATATTGAGGTTGAAGCGAGAAACAGTAGCACCAGGCACAATCCAagcattatttttgaatatccTTATGCTctcattaattttgcattgataaacgTTAGCTATACTTTCAACatgtttaatattgtataaataacaaCTGACTTCTTAATATTTGCCTAAATTATCACACAGTTAggtcatcaatatttttaataaagtaaatatgtaaaattattttttctaacttgttcgataaaagaaaaactttttatagatttttattttatattttttatagatttttttatagatattttttttatggaaagtGCTAAGTAAAACGCATTATttgtcgaaaaaatattttaataaaatcaaatagtaataatacaaaataaatatttacataatacaatatgttgtacaataaatattacaatatattatacaatactttgacaaatttttagtGCATGTAAGATAAATGTCTCAGAAGCCGGACAAGTAagagttaattattaaatatataattttttttttatttttctgaatatataataaaaattgaagttGATCTAACAAAaacaaactaaaattataattaacaaacgacaattattaaaattaaatatttgcaaaaaatatggatatttataaataccaGTTTTTGTggccattatatttataaatatttataaattgttttttatatatagttgAAGATTGAAATATGTTTAGCCACTGAGACATTTAgcttattacattttctcttaacaaaaatttaataattaaaatttgaaacaaaaaaaaaactgttgaaATGTTACTTATATGCAAGAAACTTCTTCCACTCTCGCAAAAGAGAATTTTGCTGTTTGCCCACCCAAAGTTTTGTCATTATGTTTGTTATCAACAAACTGCAAactaactgccaaagcagaagtttCAAAGTTTATCAACagcaaagaataaaaaaaaaagcaatatagaagtaataaaaagttttaaaatcctACCTATTCGAAAACTCTAATAGAAAATCCTATCTAATAGAAATTCTATACTTAGGAGTTCGTACAAGAAACCGTAAATCGATAAGGTTTAATGAGGTTGAATTTTTCATGGAACCGTTTGGGAATTTTTCGCAAgatgcttagcgcagagctcagctcagttaccgctatttgcatctGAAATTCAAGAGGGAGTTTTTCGCAGGAtgctttagcgcagagctcggctcaattaccgctatttgcatttaaaaccTGAGAGCCACTCGGAGTTTCTCACAGGACgttagcgcagagctcggccCAGTTTCCGCTAATTGCGTCCGAAATTTGTGTTGATAGTCGACCATTGTTCAATGGTTGATCGTATCAACGTCATTTCGAGATccgtgctcgaccatcatTGATGAAACTACGAATTTCGAATTTCCGTGCTCAACCACGGGATCAATTAAGCCATGggaccacggatgcatggATAAGCTAGGAAAGATTACGAGGAAATTAGCGTATagcaaaaattcatatatatttagtaatgattaattgtatatatataaatgcgttatttattgaataaattatttcaaatactcGTATAATGTCAATTCTTCAATTATGTTTCTGCAAAACATAtgcttcttatttttaatacaaattttttatacgtatttgcaatatatatgtatgtattttgaatttctttgACTTGCTTTCACGtcaatttgaacaaaatttaatcctgaatataaaaatgcaaatcgcTTACCTTGTTCaaggaaaaggaagaaaacaaagttttttaatttttaatttaaaaaatttttttctcgtataaaaatatacatgactaaatgaaaaaataaaaataaaaatgttattcgaaattattattatattattttttctccttttgttatataattcctcgtatatataaaaaatataaaaaaatttaaataaatacataagtaAAGTTAAATACATCAATCaagttaatcaaaatatattgagttaTTCGAAGAGTTCAtagcaatttttatgacaaaattaaaagcaatttttatatatttaaatccatttttattcaataacgTATGCACACACATTCGCGAATGATATTACAATGATCACACGATATTTTAgacgacactcccgacgcgtattTTGTCATGTTAGGACAAAAGTAAAACTCGAATATCGCTCGCACGGAATACGCGTTCGACACCCTACCGCGTACGCAACAGGTAACGATGGAGAAGGGGAGGAAGGTGGAAAACTGTAAGGAGTAATAAGGATTGAAGTAGGGGAGGATAACGTGCCGATACGCGAAACGGCCTGTCTCGTTCAagtgccgccgtgcgaatagTAAAATCCAAGAGCAGGGATAAGGTCACGTTGGGAAAACTACTTGGAAGGAGTAGGGGAAAGGAATTTGCGTGCCGATAAGGCGCAAGAGAGAAAGTGTGAGAGGAAGAGAGGATATAAAGTACGTAGGCTACACCGCGTACGTAAACAACCCCACTAAACTTCCCTCTGCCGTGAGTCAGCGTCGAAATTTCTAATATGATATACAAGACTTTCCACATTACAAGATATTCTTTGGCgttcagaattttaattttgataagtaatttactattttatttttcgtcttctatagtattttatatcgtattgtatttttaaaatttttacctgTAGATTTATCAGCCAGTagaataatcttaaaaattaattttacttggtCAAAAATTCCACGTTTTGAAGCTCTTTGAGCGTTTTTCTATTTCGTATTAcacaaatgaataaatatacgaataaaaattaaattaataaatgtacacgtaataaaaatgtcatgGAACACGTCGCTTTGCGTGAACACGGCTGTTTACGCAatgaattttgatgaaataagtCTTTCGAAATACGTGATTTAATCGATGTACAATGCGAAATTTATGTTACACATTTctgatttattgaaataattggtataatttgtattttccattttgtattactcattttaaataaatcaatcgcGCAAAATTCCTTCTTTTATGATAGATAGCTACTCCAtgcttgaatatttatttaattttgatagttataaatttgtataggTATAAGTGATTCTTTAAACCCCgcgtattttgcaaaatttatttcattgatatttattGCGTGAAAAGTcggcacacatacacatacaaaacaatatttctttttcaaacattttatttcgaggatattcatttttaattttaatttatgtatttattcacttatataaaaaatataagataatgaAACGTCTTAAAACGTATTAAAATGCGGAATTTTAATgcagtaaaattaattcttattttagaCAAGGCTAACGAGTTTAAAGTAACACTGCAAAAattctgataataatttatttatgacattttacatatttatttacatttgtacGTTATGATATGAGATAAAGAAATACTGACAATAAGATAAAACGCGaacatattaatgaatatacttctttttatatgcataaaacGCAGAAAGCATACTCAAGTAGTTTAGGCGTAGCACAAACGCGACACAGACGACGTACAAAGTTAACTGCacgactttttatttttctttgctatCGTGGATTGTTGTCGTGAATGTTGAATGTGCAATCATGTTTTCAAGCTGTTTCTTTATcgtttgataataattaattgaatttttgcgaatatatcgtattattataaaatactaacaatgaaagaaagagaaaacattgtttaaagttttcaatttgttttatatcgcTACAATAtgcagtataaaataaatgctaaaatgacagtataaaatagataaagatatggtataaaataataatatatttaataaaattctatttagaaaataattactattaaaattttactcatGCAgttatgcatataaaaagaagtacctatattcattaatatgtcGCGTTTCATCAcattgacaatatttctttatctcaTATCataacgtataaaaataaataaatatgtgaattttcataaataatcataatttttgcaaCGTTATTTTATAGACTCATTAGCTTTGTCCAAGataagaattaattgaaaaaaaataacaagaacatcgtgaatataaattattaacatcttattatgcaataataatgtatattttgtgATCTTTATATCGCGTATCATTCGGTGCCGTTTGTGCCATTTTTGTTAGCGTGAAGCATctttattaagatttatctTATGACAATGTTGAATAAAAAGGtatgagaaatatttacagaattaATGGCAATTGATAAGTGTATTACTAGAAGACAAACATACgcatttgtatataaattaattaaatatattgagcTGTTTGCAAGTTATCATAGGTTTGGCcatgtattttttgtatgaCATAGCAATAACAGAGAAACAAAATTGCCATCGAAATCTACTGACAgtggaaaagaaaaagcatGGGGAAATGGTGACGTTTCTCACGTGATaagaaattgttataataatataaatttattgctcaaaaattttttgactgtcgaaagatattttattttgcacaatCAATGTACATCGGAAATAAATTGAGTACAGTCATTACACACTCACTATTcagaataatttgtataaatactTAACTATGTTAACAAAcattttcgtaataattttgagaaCATTTATTCTCTTTACAAAAACGTGACATAcgtataattttgtacaacTGGATTTATTTGCtacaaatgttacaaattgttGATTCGCCATCATTAAATGCATAATTCTCATAttaaaacatacatatatccttTGAATAAGTCATCTTGacttgatataaatttattagatgttttcattaaattatgacATGCAAAAGACAAGTCATTTAacgaaagatttttttatcattattcaaattctttcacttttttcgcatatatgtatatgcatatatggagataagaaaaaattcacatatatgtatgtatacgtatatatgATCAAGCATTAAAATTGTCGATAATTAACACCATTGCCGCGTTTATAAATGTATGCATCAATGTTATCGATCTACATACTGAGTAAATAAATGGATGAGTACAAGATGGCATTATAGAATTGCCATGTGACTGtcggaagaaagaaagattcGCTTTGCTATGTAATACAATTGTAAGTGTATTACTGATGTTTTATAATCAGACGTTTCTCGAATTAGTACTAACAAATTCGTGTGAAACTCTTAATTAAGTGTTATTCTATAGAGCGGCttctaatctttttatttctttagaaatCTCCGTTTTTCGCGCCACTTTATCAAGTATTTCCTTATCAGCATTTTTCAAAGAGCCAGTTTTGATTTTCTCCTCCAATATTTCGATTTCCCTAATTTTCTTGCGCAAATTCTTTAATCTCTTTTGCGGATCAACAGACGTCTTCTGTGCAGTATTTGAATTTTccttaattatattgtttgttGTTGTGTGTTTTGTAGTAGACAGTGGCTTATCATTATGAGTTGGAACTTCTTTATGAAATTCAGGCTCCGAGATTGTGATTTTGGACAATCCTTCTGTAACTGGCTCAACagttttagatttatttttctttcttttcttcttggATCCCTCTTGAGGTTTTGGTTGTGAACCAGgtattactttattctttGCTGCTAGAGCCTCTAACTTAGCCTTATGTTCAGCTATAAATTCTGGACTGGCACCCACAGGATATAAAGGCTTCTTTACCATTTGCTTCCCTTTACTTTCATATCTATAAaaggaattaataatatttagtgataaaaaacaatatacgaCGTTAAAAGCAAAAGCATTACGAAACGTACAGTGGAACTTCTTCTTGAGGAATATATCCATCCTTCACACGCCGTTGCTTACGCCATGTGCCATCAGGTCGTTGGCTCGCTGGGATAAATGTGCCTGAAATAGAATGTGAATGATTATATGCTTTCATCGTTAGATGAAATGTTGATACTGGcagtataattatgaataaaaatatttccagtttattgaattaaaaggAACGTTTTACTTAACAAAAAAAGTGCGTAAATCCCAGTGTAAGAATCATGATGAAAATATGCTGTGGTCTGGTGAAAAGTCGACTATCTAACTATAGCCCATAAGAAAGAACGATCTATTATTACACGAAGCCGATCGTTTTACACTTGTTTACATGCTCGAGGTTAGAACCGGTGTGCAATCGACGGAGTTGCATCCGAGTGCAATACAGAGAATAACTGATCCTCACTTACCCGTCTCGTCTTTGATGTAAGTTGACGCCATCGCTACGTCTCTCACGAGAGCGttcgtgaaaaatataaataaatgtaaatgtctCACAACTATCCGCGTGCCATTCTGCTGTTctgtattgtataaaatagaGCTCTGAATCTTCAATGATCTGTATGCGTGCGTGTTAATCGCAATCAACTACTTCACGCAAGACCAACAGATGACGCTAGTGTTCAATTTTAGAAAGCAATTCGACGgcctatttttttatcagtttataTTGATTGCAGTAAGAAAGAAGTCTATTTCATTAACAAACGTGccatttctttctctttcaggAATTGttgatgataaaaatgattctctttttatgaattttataattaatgagaagCTTTCCAATGAGAACTTTCCAATTTTtcaatctataattttgtaacctgatatattttgaaatattaaaagagtataaatttttctgaaaaatgatttaaaaaatagtagttcagagatatataatttattttaatattacaattattatagcttctaataatttttttttatttttttgtaaaacatcCTTATATTATAGCAAGCGACgatgataataatgaagaTACTAATATATTCGTTtgatatgataattttatataatttatgcatatgTGTATGTTGAAAAGAACATAATATTcatagaataattatattgtgtcGAGTACTATTACCCaagcaatttattttacaaacaaaatttctcagtgttatttctttttaacatttctcattttattttttctacaaatgtATTTacttacaagatattttttaattattaaaaattatacattttacgacgcTAAAAAAGTTTACTTTGAATACcaattttagaaaagaaatgtaaaatacgagtacagatttgaaaaaaaataaaaaaataaaaaatttcgctcttaagataaataatcggGACGTTTCAGACATTTTGTTtagcaaataatttgattCCAACTTTTACATTCAGCGTATGCGAATGAGAATCGAAGAGGAGAACAAAAACACGGACACGGATATCTCAACATCGACTCGAGGAGTAAGCGGTCCCGTGGGTTACCCCTTGATCTAGCCGGGCTGCTTCCGTATATTCCGGGGAtgctgcgcgcgcgcaccgGGGGTTGCGTTCTGGTCTCATCTCAGTTTCGCAGCCTCCCTTTCGCGACCCGTATCAAGTCCGCCGCGGCTCAATCAGAGGTGTGTGCCAATTCCCGTAATCCGTCGTCCCAGGTATTCTGCGGGTGTCACCGGGCCTCGCCAATTGTTATCGCGATCCCGGACGGCTTCGAGTGGTCATCTCCCTCGTCCTGGATCATGCTCGATCCGGATGCATCGCCCGGAAAACGAAAACTGTGATCGGTACGTAGCCGCATACGGTTTCTTCGTCGCAGCTGCAAAGCCCTCCTCGCGCCTTTGCAACGATAACTCGACGGCTGATCCGATTCTGAATGTAGAGCGTAATCGCACCGGACTTCCAGGATGTATATATTTCTCGTATTATCTCACACGGCGCTCTAAAGGTCACTGCatgatatatgaaaaaaatggaatcGCGCGGTATACATACCGCTCGATATAGGTTCAAAGGCTGGCTACTTCCTAAGGTCAGGAGTAACGTAGTGAATAAACTCAAATAGTCTGCGATGTGCTGATATAAGAGACGCCGTCGGCTTATGTAATTATCGCTGAGCAGCAATCAGTTTGGTCTAAAAGTTCATGGCGGTCAATCgatgtaaatgtattttcttgcactgacataaatttacatacataGTACGGTTTTGATAATGCATCCAGGCGGATATAAGTCAACGGATATATACGGGAATGCAAATCTGAATtctgaaaattctaatttctattatattgaatGCTAAGTTATACGCTTGCGAAATTTCAAACcatagaatatttaaagcacACTATTTATAAAGgttgaaatgtattatttatcttataacaACAGATGATTGCACGAAACAGCTGAAATTACAGGAAATTACAATTGAAGGtgatttttgaacaattaagCATTTCCGCGGAAACGAAAGTGGCGTTTAGAGAAGCAAATGCACATTGCGTTATCGTTCCTCATCAAAATCGTAAATGAGGCAAAGTGCTTTAGGCACATCCTGTCTATCGATTTTCGACGATCAAAATTACATGCGTGCGGAGTTCAAAGCGCTATGTTCAAGCTATTGAGAGGGATCAATGGAAAGCCATTGTCCGATCGCAATTTTATCTACTATTATGTGTTACAATGTAACGACCACAGCTTCCATTAGATAATTTCCAGCGTTCCCTTGACGAGTCGCGTTTCGCCGCCCGTtacatcaatttttctttgatttccttttttttttttttttttttttggaaaaagcCGCGAAACAAAGAGGTACAAATATGCAAAGCCACTTTTTCAGGAATCTAAAATTCTACCAACCGCCTGGgacataaataatgcaaattgtaTAATACGATACGTAGATGGTGGGATGAACAAATGAAAATTGTATGTGCAAGTATAAAGCtacttaattttcaattagtcgggataattgaatttctaaatttagtaaaaaatgtTCGTGGAATCATCCTGTCTGCTAGATGCGTCGCGATCAGTCAGAGGATCAAAACGAAGGATTTACAGAGCCGCGCCGCGGTGTGCTGAACGGCTTTACCCAAACTGCGGTCCTGAACCTTGCAGccttctcctcctccctccccccccccttcccctccCCCCTGTTCCCCCCTTTCATCGGACATTGCACCGATGCAGGCGAGGCGTATAAGAAACGGCCGCCTTGCCAGAAGATGGGATCGTCATCCGCGGAAGAAGACTTATGATCCGACGATGCGCCGCGCTACGCGCCGCTTCTAGGACGTAAGCTGCCGCGAGACGAGGCATTCCAGAGAATTTCAAACGATTCGCGGGCGGAGCATTCTCCGCGAAAATCTAGGACGATTCATcctttatcaaaatttcaagCAGAACGTACTTGTTAAATCATTTAACGCTGAATAAGGCATGAAAGTGGCGCAAGGATACGCTACTGCCATCATCGTTGCAAAGCTTTCTCatttatcttacaattaaGCGTGTCTATTTGATGTAGGATTACAATTCGCGTACACTTCTTTCGATTTATTCCTTTGTTGGAGGGCAGGGCGTATTTGCAAAGTTATCCGAACGTCGAAATGAAAGGTGAAAATGGTGCGGGAGCCACTGATGAAAAAGCTTCCTCatttatcttacaattagtacgCCTATTCGGAGTGGAAATGTAATATACACACGCCTGTCCATTCGCCctttattgaaatttcaagtaaaatatgtTTGCGAAGTGATTCGATGTTGAATGAGACGTGAAAATAGTGCAAGGACGATCGATGAAAAGCCTTCTCATTAGTTCAGTATGCTTATTCGAAATTAGAAAACTTACATGCGTTCAGATATTATTTCGTCGCAACGCGAGTACGATAACTtggatttttttctctccattaccggtgcgcgcgcgcgcgcgcgcggttctGAATAGAATAACCTGAGAGGTGTCACGGACCGTGCCGCAGCGAGTACGCTTAACGCTAGATTGAACTTCATCCCTGCATACTACCTTGCCCTCGTTGCATAGAATGCTGCGGCGCGCCACGGCGGTGCACTTTGCGAGGCGCGAGTTCGTCAAACAGGCCACGGCCTGTGTACATGTATATCGCACATGCGACGGCATTATGCGCGCTACATAGCGTATCGAGTGCATTGAGAATACTCGTCGCGCGACAGCGGCTTCTCTATGCGCATAAGATTGCCGCCTCGGTTTTCGCGGTGTGTGCGCGCCGCTCAAGAGCGTACACATCGACCGGCGTAATCGCCGGTTTACACCCGGCATAAGATGCTTACTGCACTACGGAATCTTAAAGCACAATTACCCGTGCAAGAGTTATCGCGGAACACTCAGCCGCGCAATTTGACGATGGTTCCATTCGATTATTCGCGCTCAGCTCCGTTGAAGACGAGCGGCCGATTATGACGTCACGAGTTTATAATTGTCAATGTTAGACAGCTACGTAATTAAGCCTTAGGTTAAAGTTTTGTTGAAATTGacttaaagttaattaaaaggTTCCGTTACTCATTTACTCAGTCACGGGGCTTGATTTGATTATCCTCTTggaactttaattaatttgttaattataccTTGGATTGCGCCtcgcgataaataaaatcatataactttgtattgaaaaaattggGGAGATAAAAATAGTTCGGGAATATTTAtatccttattttttttatgtaattatagaGGTATgcagttatttaatatttacacgagttaaataaaaatacgttataaatattatacctCTCGTCATGCATTAGCTGCAagcgttatttaaaaaataatctattttaattaattaaaaataaaatattgtttgcaGTGAGACATCGGGATCTGTCGGAAAGGGAAGAATGAGTTCCGCGCGTACGAATAAAATTGATGATAAACGGCCATGCGAATATCGAGACGAGCGTTAAGGAAAAGAGAATCAAACAAATACAGTCGAAGACAATTTCAACCGCAAACTTTCTCGATGTGGTTT
This genomic window from Linepithema humile isolate Giens D197 chromosome 5, Lhum_UNIL_v1.0, whole genome shotgun sequence contains:
- the Pym gene encoding partner of Y14 and mago isoform X2 codes for the protein MASTYIKDETGTFIPASQRPDGTWRKQRRVKDGYIPQEEVPLYESKGKQMVKKPLYPVGASPEFIAEHKAKLEALAAKNKVIPGSQPKPQEGSKKKRKKNKSKTVEPVTEGLSKITISEPEFHKEVPTHNDKPLSTTKHTTTNNIIKENSNTAQKTSVDPQKRLKNLRKKIREIEILEEKIKTGSLKNADKEILDKVARKTEISKEIKRLEAAL
- the Pym gene encoding partner of Y14 and mago isoform X1, whose protein sequence is MILTLGFTHFFCTFIPASQRPDGTWRKQRRVKDGYIPQEEVPLYESKGKQMVKKPLYPVGASPEFIAEHKAKLEALAAKNKVIPGSQPKPQEGSKKKRKKNKSKTVEPVTEGLSKITISEPEFHKEVPTHNDKPLSTTKHTTTNNIIKENSNTAQKTSVDPQKRLKNLRKKIREIEILEEKIKTGSLKNADKEILDKVARKTEISKEIKRLEAAL